One Sphingobium sp. Z007 genomic region harbors:
- a CDS encoding IS110 family transposase has product MERSKSGALSMVNPRAAAIDIGSTMHMAAINPDADDNPVRAFGTFTGDLHDMARWFKTYGVTTVAMESTGVYWIPAYEVLEGHGFEVILVNARYAKNVPGRKTDVSDAAWLQRLHSYGLLRGSFRPEAGVATMRAYLRQRERLIEYAASHIQHMQKALMEMNVQLHHVVSDITGVTGMRIIRAIVSGERTPNTLAQMRDVRCHATIETICAALSGNWRDEHIFALGQSLALFDFYQTKVLECDRKLEVALQALEIDEGHDVRQLPKVRTKRRQVNTPDFEVRSALYRVLGVDLTQIHGIGPSLALKLVGECGTDLAAWPSSKHFTSWLCLAPGNKISGGKLLSSKTRRSSSRAAALLRLAATTIGRSDTALGAFYRRLSARAGKAKAVTATARKIAVLFYNSLRHGMAYHDPGASQYEERYRSRVIGNLQRRAKAFGFILHEMPAEPDMAVS; this is encoded by the coding sequence ATGGAACGATCAAAATCTGGCGCGTTGTCTATGGTCAATCCACGCGCCGCTGCCATCGACATCGGGTCGACCATGCATATGGCGGCCATAAATCCGGACGCCGATGATAATCCGGTACGAGCGTTTGGCACATTCACCGGCGATCTCCATGATATGGCCCGCTGGTTCAAGACGTATGGCGTCACGACTGTCGCGATGGAATCGACCGGTGTTTACTGGATTCCGGCCTATGAAGTGCTTGAAGGACACGGCTTTGAAGTGATCCTGGTCAATGCGCGATATGCCAAGAATGTACCGGGTCGCAAAACCGACGTCAGCGACGCTGCATGGTTGCAACGCCTGCACAGCTACGGGCTGCTGCGGGGGAGTTTCCGTCCCGAGGCGGGCGTGGCGACCATGCGTGCCTATCTGCGGCAGCGCGAGCGGCTGATCGAATATGCCGCCTCACATATTCAGCACATGCAGAAGGCGCTGATGGAAATGAATGTGCAACTCCATCATGTCGTCTCCGACATCACCGGCGTGACGGGCATGCGGATCATCAGGGCCATTGTGAGCGGGGAACGTACGCCCAACACGCTGGCGCAAATGCGCGACGTCCGCTGTCATGCGACTATTGAGACCATTTGTGCGGCATTATCGGGGAACTGGCGGGACGAGCATATCTTCGCCCTTGGCCAATCCCTGGCCCTATTCGACTTCTACCAAACCAAAGTTCTCGAATGTGATCGAAAGCTTGAGGTCGCGCTCCAGGCGCTCGAAATCGACGAGGGACATGATGTTCGCCAGCTCCCAAAAGTCCGAACCAAAAGGCGGCAGGTGAACACGCCTGACTTCGAGGTCCGGTCTGCACTCTATCGCGTGCTGGGAGTAGACCTGACGCAGATCCACGGAATCGGCCCGTCGCTCGCGCTCAAGCTGGTTGGCGAGTGCGGGACCGATCTTGCCGCATGGCCCAGTTCAAAGCATTTTACCTCCTGGCTGTGCCTGGCGCCGGGCAACAAGATATCCGGCGGTAAATTGCTGTCGTCCAAAACCCGACGCTCCTCAAGCCGCGCAGCTGCACTTCTACGCCTGGCAGCAACCACCATTGGCCGAAGCGACACCGCACTTGGGGCGTTCTACCGTCGATTGTCGGCACGCGCTGGAAAAGCCAAGGCAGTGACCGCGACCGCACGCAAAATCGCGGTGCTGTTCTATAACAGCCTGCGCCACGGCATGGCCTATCATGATCCCGGCGCCTCACAATATGAGGAACGCTACCGCAGCCGGGTGATCGGAAATCTGCAGCGCCGTGCCAAGGCCTTCGGCTTCATCCTGCATGAAATGCCTGCGGAGCCTGATATGGCTGTTTCTTAG
- a CDS encoding IclR family transcriptional regulator produces MDHQKKVIDSTEDKFEDNDSPRKSIQSVEIGVRVLLALMKKGEGAYLREVAENSGLSRSQAHRYLLSFVNTEVVEQDQKSGRYSLGSFAVRLGLAAMARLDTVRIANMHLENLLAELKATGLLCVWGDYGPTVIRWVDGGMPLSTSLHTGSVLPLQTSSTGILFLAYCPRAQTWERVKLERAEGIIVDDLRLEALIDEARQLGFARTFGTFVPGLSAVSAPILDSQNRLVATVSVLARSQHKAVFSEAKMAKIIEAAQGASRALGWQG; encoded by the coding sequence ATGGACCACCAAAAAAAAGTAATAGATTCGACTGAAGATAAATTCGAAGACAATGATAGTCCGAGAAAGTCGATTCAATCGGTTGAAATTGGAGTAAGAGTCCTCCTGGCTTTGATGAAGAAGGGGGAGGGGGCGTATCTCCGAGAAGTCGCTGAGAATTCCGGCCTATCTCGTAGCCAAGCTCATCGTTATTTGCTGTCTTTTGTCAATACCGAAGTGGTCGAGCAGGACCAAAAGAGCGGACGATATTCGCTAGGGAGCTTCGCAGTACGTCTGGGCTTGGCGGCGATGGCCCGACTGGACACCGTACGGATAGCTAACATGCATTTGGAAAATCTGCTGGCAGAATTGAAGGCCACGGGCTTGCTCTGCGTTTGGGGCGACTACGGTCCGACGGTCATTCGGTGGGTCGATGGAGGAATGCCGCTGTCTACATCGCTGCACACGGGGTCAGTCCTTCCGTTGCAGACGTCATCGACCGGCATCCTCTTCTTGGCGTATTGTCCCCGAGCACAGACTTGGGAACGGGTCAAACTGGAACGGGCGGAAGGCATTATTGTTGATGACCTCAGGCTTGAGGCCCTGATTGACGAGGCGAGGCAACTTGGTTTCGCGCGTACTTTCGGAACTTTCGTGCCGGGACTATCAGCCGTGTCAGCGCCGATCCTAGACTCGCAAAATCGCTTGGTTGCGACGGTAAGTGTCCTAGCCCGCTCTCAACATAAAGCGGTTTTCAGCGAGGCCAAGATGGCAAAAATTATCGAGGCAGCGCAAGGCGCAAGCAGGGCGCTCGGCTGGCAGGGCTAG
- a CDS encoding cytochrome c, protein MKIVFAMSLLVTLSGCIAEAKDQKADGAENYALMCAGCHDPGPGHPATMLLQQAGRPVPALIGRKDLELEYLRAVVRQGLIEMPPFRPTELSEAEIDEIYAHIMRGKPSKPATAIQTTKEP, encoded by the coding sequence ATGAAAATAGTCTTTGCCATGTCGCTTCTAGTTACGCTGAGCGGCTGCATCGCCGAAGCGAAAGATCAGAAGGCTGACGGCGCGGAAAACTATGCGTTGATGTGCGCCGGATGCCACGATCCTGGCCCAGGACACCCGGCAACCATGTTACTTCAGCAAGCAGGGCGACCAGTGCCAGCACTGATCGGTCGGAAAGATCTTGAGCTTGAATATTTGCGCGCGGTTGTGCGGCAGGGATTAATCGAGATGCCGCCATTTCGTCCAACGGAATTAAGCGAAGCGGAAATTGATGAAATTTATGCTCACATCATGCGCGGAAAGCCCTCAAAACCAGCCACTGCGATTCAGACAACGAAAGAGCCGTAA
- a CDS encoding FAD-dependent oxidoreductase, producing MTDQARQKAALAALEAVLGTAAVERSAKILSRYATALATPIGVVMPSDVGQLTAALATAKKAGAVLQPVCNGAHGLEKVGLDQVIVLDLQRMNRVLEVNESLAYCLVEPGVTFRELDAYIKGKGIKLWIDFTGNPDASVAASFVSRSAGYTPYSDHFLMQCGLEVMLADGKMVRTGMGAMPKSTCWQLFKFGYGPWIDGLFTQSDFAVPTKVGTWLMPVPPASKTFMVTVSDEEGLAPMFDVLGPLKLNMVVANGVAVGNALHEAALLGRKRRDFAGQGPMAASAVKAAGQLMGLGYWNLYGALYGLPDNVSLLWDSVKSAFGSVPGAKVIANGEGVDPRLWSWRMGTMTGAVASPPTQVAGWSGGQALTVNPVSPVDGEEVMRLYALSRDACAQHGFDLLSETVAIWRSANHRQFLPSAGGDKNSVERSRQCAEALIAMQATAGFGQVFTEPGLRATVDKTFAEGGLSILHDKVKKALDPTGLFASA from the coding sequence ATGACAGATCAAGCCCGCCAGAAGGCTGCGCTTGCAGCGCTCGAAGCCGTCTTGGGTACCGCAGCGGTAGAACGATCTGCAAAAATACTGTCTCGTTACGCTACAGCGCTTGCGACTCCAATCGGTGTCGTGATGCCTAGCGATGTGGGACAGCTGACGGCGGCACTTGCCACAGCAAAAAAGGCCGGTGCTGTGCTGCAGCCCGTCTGTAATGGTGCGCACGGACTTGAAAAAGTTGGCCTGGATCAGGTCATAGTGCTTGATTTGCAGCGCATGAACCGAGTCCTCGAGGTGAATGAGTCACTGGCGTATTGCCTGGTGGAACCCGGCGTCACCTTTCGCGAGCTTGACGCCTATATCAAAGGCAAGGGAATTAAGCTGTGGATCGATTTTACCGGCAATCCCGACGCGAGCGTGGCTGCCAGCTTCGTTAGCCGTAGCGCAGGGTACACGCCCTATTCTGATCATTTCCTGATGCAGTGCGGACTCGAGGTCATGCTTGCCGATGGCAAGATGGTTCGCACCGGCATGGGTGCCATGCCCAAGAGCACCTGCTGGCAGCTGTTCAAGTTCGGCTACGGCCCTTGGATTGACGGGCTGTTCACGCAATCTGATTTTGCCGTGCCGACCAAGGTTGGGACCTGGTTGATGCCAGTACCGCCAGCTTCCAAGACATTCATGGTCACTGTCTCCGACGAGGAAGGGCTTGCGCCGATGTTTGACGTGCTCGGACCGCTCAAGCTCAACATGGTCGTCGCCAATGGCGTAGCCGTAGGTAATGCCTTGCATGAAGCCGCTTTGCTCGGCAGAAAGCGTCGCGACTTTGCCGGTCAAGGTCCCATGGCGGCAAGCGCCGTCAAGGCGGCCGGCCAGTTGATGGGGCTAGGATACTGGAACCTCTATGGCGCGCTTTACGGTTTGCCGGACAACGTTTCGCTTCTGTGGGATAGCGTAAAGAGTGCCTTTGGTTCAGTTCCTGGAGCGAAAGTCATTGCAAACGGAGAGGGTGTCGATCCCAGGCTTTGGTCATGGAGGATGGGCACGATGACCGGTGCTGTGGCAAGCCCACCGACGCAGGTCGCGGGATGGAGCGGCGGCCAAGCGCTCACAGTGAATCCGGTGAGCCCGGTCGATGGGGAAGAAGTGATGCGGCTCTACGCGCTTTCACGTGACGCCTGCGCGCAACACGGTTTCGACCTCCTCAGCGAAACTGTTGCCATCTGGCGGTCCGCCAATCACCGCCAGTTTCTACCTTCCGCTGGCGGGGACAAAAATAGTGTTGAGCGCAGTCGCCAATGTGCCGAAGCTTTAATTGCGATGCAGGCGACCGCCGGGTTTGGTCAAGTGTTCACCGAACCGGGTCTGCGTGCAACCGTCGACAAGACGTTCGCTGAGGGTGGACTATCGATACTGCACGATAAGGTTAAGAAGGCTCTCGACCCCACGGGGCTATTTGCATCCGCCTGA
- a CDS encoding non-oxidative hydroxyarylic acid decarboxylases subunit D, producing the protein MSDMLCPRCSRANAIVDYQGRQDDTVVWTIFRCITCCFSWRDSEPASTIGVGARSADFAVDAANLDRYPKILQQVGK; encoded by the coding sequence ATGAGCGATATGCTGTGTCCACGCTGTTCGAGAGCTAACGCGATAGTAGACTATCAAGGGCGGCAGGACGACACCGTCGTTTGGACGATCTTTCGCTGTATTACATGCTGTTTCTCATGGCGCGACAGCGAGCCCGCTAGCACCATTGGGGTTGGTGCGCGTTCGGCGGACTTCGCTGTCGATGCGGCAAATCTAGATCGCTATCCCAAGATTCTTCAGCAAGTTGGCAAGTGA
- a CDS encoding non-oxidative hydroxyarylic acid decarboxylases subunit C has product MNDLADRARGISSLRDFLELLKDAGQAITWSDRVMPEPDLRNIAVAASRDASGAPAIIFDNIAGYPGKRTVVGVHGSWDNIALLLGRPKGTTIRELFFEIAGRWGDAEAQISFVPEEQAPVHECRVESGINLYDILPVYRINEYDGGFYLGKASVASRDPEDPDNFGKQNVGIYRLQLQGPDCFSLMTIPSHDMGRQIMAAERTGLPLKIAVMLGNHPGLAVFAATPIGYEESEYSYASAMMGAPIRLTKSGNGVDILADSEIVIEAEMQLGERVLEGPFGEFPGSYSGVRKAPLFKVTAVSHRRDPIFENIYIGRGWTEHDTLIGLHTSAPIYAQLRKDFPEVTAVNALYQHGLTGIISVKNRMAGFAKTVALRALSTPHGVMYLKNLIMVDADVDPFDLNQVMWALSTRTRADDIIVLPNMPAVPIDPSAVVPGKGHRLIIDATSYLRPDPIGEAHLVNPPTGLEIDALSKAIRVLQQGVAQ; this is encoded by the coding sequence ATGAACGATTTGGCCGATAGGGCGCGCGGCATTTCCTCTTTGCGCGATTTTCTGGAACTGCTTAAAGATGCAGGCCAAGCGATCACCTGGAGTGATCGGGTGATGCCGGAACCAGACCTGCGAAACATCGCTGTTGCAGCTTCGCGCGATGCCAGCGGCGCGCCTGCCATCATATTCGACAACATTGCGGGCTATCCTGGCAAGCGGACCGTGGTCGGCGTACACGGTTCGTGGGACAATATCGCGCTACTTTTAGGGCGTCCGAAAGGCACGACGATACGCGAACTCTTTTTTGAGATAGCCGGTCGGTGGGGCGACGCCGAGGCGCAGATCAGCTTTGTTCCGGAGGAGCAAGCTCCGGTCCACGAGTGTCGGGTAGAAAGCGGAATTAATCTCTATGATATTCTGCCAGTATACCGTATCAATGAATATGATGGCGGCTTTTACCTCGGAAAGGCATCAGTCGCATCGCGCGATCCGGAAGATCCCGACAATTTTGGCAAACAGAATGTCGGCATCTACCGGCTGCAGCTGCAAGGCCCGGATTGCTTCAGCCTAATGACCATTCCGTCGCACGACATGGGTCGGCAGATCATGGCCGCTGAACGTACCGGTCTGCCGCTCAAAATTGCGGTAATGCTCGGTAATCACCCGGGGCTTGCCGTCTTCGCAGCCACTCCCATAGGTTATGAGGAATCCGAATACTCCTACGCATCCGCGATGATGGGTGCGCCGATCAGACTGACCAAGTCGGGAAACGGTGTCGATATTCTCGCGGACAGCGAAATCGTTATAGAAGCTGAAATGCAATTGGGCGAACGAGTCTTGGAAGGACCATTCGGCGAATTCCCTGGCTCCTATAGCGGCGTCCGGAAGGCGCCACTCTTCAAAGTCACCGCTGTCTCACATCGTCGAGACCCGATCTTCGAAAATATCTACATCGGTCGTGGATGGACCGAACATGATACGCTCATCGGGCTGCACACGTCGGCGCCGATTTACGCACAGTTGCGCAAGGACTTTCCAGAAGTAACCGCAGTCAATGCGCTCTACCAACATGGGTTGACAGGAATTATTTCTGTCAAGAACCGGATGGCTGGTTTTGCCAAGACCGTTGCCCTACGCGCGCTGAGCACCCCTCACGGTGTGATGTACCTCAAGAATCTGATCATGGTCGATGCCGATGTAGATCCCTTTGACCTAAATCAGGTCATGTGGGCGCTTTCAACCCGCACCCGCGCCGACGATATCATCGTGCTGCCGAACATGCCGGCCGTGCCGATCGATCCGTCGGCGGTCGTTCCGGGCAAGGGCCATCGCCTGATCATCGACGCGACAAGCTATCTGCGTCCCGACCCCATTGGCGAAGCGCATCTTGTCAACCCGCCAACCGGCCTGGAAATCGATGCCCTGAGCAAAGCCATCCGGGTACTTCAGCAAGGAGTTGCACAATGA
- a CDS encoding aldehyde dehydrogenase family protein → MKNLDHWIGGAPVAPGGNAYFNDLNPIDDSVYARVAAGTVDDVDRAVQAGTVAFRLHRDLPAAVREGWMVKAAEILERDIAKFQDVLIDEVGSPVAKAGFETRFGIGFLRAAAGVPRRVRGETIPSDTPGRFSMSLRLPVGVVAGITPFNVPLIKGIKQSAMALATGNAFVLLPSEAAPRLADLLAGLWREAGVPDGLFNIVYGNGAEIGDALTGHANVAAITFTGSSRVGKHIAEIAARNLKKYTLELGGKSPLIVCADADLDKAVSAALFSIFMYQGQVCMGASRIYVERPVFEAFAKAFAAAATGARTGDLRDPTTMLGPIISSRQRDRVRSHVDDARAKGAEVLAGGEWNGNCCAATVLSGVTADMTVFAEETFGPVTSLYPFDTLEEAIKLANETDYGLSAAIFTRDLDKALRFAREAESGMVHINAPTLYDEPHVPFGGTKASGFGREGTEADLEIMTEWKWVTIQSATAIASSH, encoded by the coding sequence ATGAAGAATTTGGACCACTGGATCGGCGGAGCCCCGGTAGCGCCGGGTGGCAACGCCTACTTCAACGATCTCAACCCGATCGACGACAGTGTATATGCAAGAGTAGCGGCTGGCACTGTCGACGATGTCGATCGCGCGGTACAGGCAGGAACTGTTGCATTTCGCCTCCACCGTGATCTGCCGGCCGCAGTTCGCGAAGGCTGGATGGTCAAGGCAGCAGAGATACTGGAAAGGGATATCGCCAAGTTCCAGGACGTATTGATCGACGAGGTCGGCTCGCCTGTCGCCAAGGCAGGGTTTGAGACCCGATTTGGTATCGGTTTTTTGCGCGCAGCCGCAGGCGTTCCTCGCCGCGTCCGAGGCGAAACAATCCCGTCCGACACCCCAGGTCGTTTCAGCATGAGCTTGCGCCTGCCCGTGGGCGTCGTGGCAGGCATAACCCCGTTCAACGTGCCTCTCATCAAGGGTATAAAGCAGTCGGCCATGGCGCTGGCGACCGGCAACGCTTTTGTACTGCTTCCTTCGGAAGCTGCGCCGCGCCTTGCCGATCTACTCGCCGGGCTGTGGCGTGAGGCGGGCGTACCCGATGGCTTGTTCAACATCGTCTACGGAAATGGCGCGGAGATCGGAGATGCTCTTACCGGCCACGCCAATGTTGCCGCGATAACATTCACCGGTTCGTCCCGCGTGGGCAAGCACATTGCCGAAATCGCAGCGAGGAACCTTAAGAAATATACGCTTGAACTGGGTGGCAAGAGCCCCCTGATCGTCTGTGCCGACGCCGATCTGGACAAAGCTGTTAGCGCAGCGCTGTTCAGTATTTTTATGTATCAAGGTCAGGTATGTATGGGCGCTTCTCGTATTTACGTTGAACGCCCCGTATTCGAAGCTTTTGCCAAAGCCTTCGCCGCCGCAGCCACTGGCGCCAGAACGGGCGACCTTCGCGATCCAACCACCATGTTAGGGCCGATCATTTCCAGCCGCCAGCGTGATCGTGTGCGCAGCCATGTCGATGATGCCCGCGCCAAGGGCGCTGAAGTGCTCGCCGGCGGTGAATGGAATGGCAACTGCTGCGCTGCCACGGTGCTCAGCGGCGTTACTGCTGATATGACCGTGTTTGCAGAAGAAACCTTTGGGCCTGTAACGTCGCTCTATCCGTTCGATACGCTCGAAGAAGCGATCAAACTGGCCAACGAGACCGACTATGGCCTCTCTGCCGCGATATTCACGCGCGACCTCGACAAAGCCTTGCGCTTTGCCAGGGAAGCCGAGAGCGGAATGGTGCACATCAACGCCCCAACCCTGTACGATGAACCGCATGTTCCATTCGGGGGAACCAAAGCTTCCGGGTTCGGACGGGAAGGAACCGAAGCAGATCTTGAGATCATGACCGAATGGAAATGGGTAACAATCCAATCTGCAACGGCTATTGCCAGCAGCCACTGA
- a CDS encoding FAD-binding oxidoreductase, with protein sequence MSPILPQGIAPADFEKALDELVGVVGKAWVFIDEQPLSSYRDAYSPLADDAMLPSAAVAPDGVEQIQKILAIANAYKIPLWTIGTGRNLAYGGPAPRKSGYVILDLRRMNRILEVNEKYGYALVEPGVSYMQLYRHLRAIGSKLWVDPAAPAWGGVMGNALEHGAGYTPYGDHFIMQCGMEVVLADGDVIRTGQGALAGSKHWQATKHASGPQFDGMFTQSNFGVVTKMGIWLMPEPPGYKPFMITYQREEDLEAIFEITRPLKVNQIIPNAAVAVDLLWEASAKTTRRHYFDGKGPLPPSIRTRIASDLHLGMWNYYGALYGPLPVIANNWKIVEDALMSIPGAKLYLNRENDPAWDYRVRLMRGEPNMTEFSIMNWVGGGGHINFSPISAPSGSEALAQYNLIKRRCHDHGFDYIGEFLVGWRDMHHILMIMYDRADEAMRKGAYDLFGLLVNEAAEGGFGEYRTHLAFMDQIAKTYKHNDGALWDVHHRIKDVMDPNGILSPGKQGIWPKAMRALS encoded by the coding sequence ATGAGCCCTATTCTTCCCCAGGGAATTGCACCTGCCGACTTCGAAAAGGCGCTTGACGAGCTCGTCGGGGTGGTAGGCAAAGCGTGGGTGTTCATTGATGAACAACCTCTTTCGAGTTATCGCGACGCTTATTCGCCACTAGCCGATGATGCCATGCTGCCGTCCGCAGCGGTTGCACCTGACGGGGTCGAACAGATTCAGAAGATCCTGGCGATCGCCAACGCATACAAAATCCCGCTCTGGACGATCGGCACCGGTCGAAATCTTGCCTATGGCGGCCCTGCCCCCCGCAAGTCCGGCTACGTCATCCTCGACCTGCGACGCATGAACAGAATTCTCGAAGTCAACGAAAAATACGGTTACGCTCTTGTCGAACCGGGTGTATCGTACATGCAGTTATACCGGCACCTGCGCGCAATTGGCAGTAAGTTGTGGGTTGATCCAGCTGCACCGGCATGGGGCGGCGTGATGGGCAACGCGCTGGAGCATGGGGCAGGCTATACGCCTTATGGCGACCATTTCATCATGCAGTGCGGCATGGAAGTGGTGCTCGCTGACGGCGACGTGATACGGACCGGCCAGGGGGCTCTTGCAGGCTCGAAACATTGGCAGGCGACCAAGCACGCCTCTGGGCCTCAGTTCGACGGCATGTTCACCCAATCAAACTTCGGCGTAGTTACCAAAATGGGCATCTGGCTGATGCCTGAACCCCCCGGCTACAAACCTTTCATGATAACTTACCAGCGGGAAGAGGACCTCGAGGCTATCTTCGAGATCACGCGCCCGCTCAAGGTTAATCAGATAATCCCCAACGCCGCTGTCGCAGTTGATCTTTTGTGGGAAGCGTCTGCCAAGACGACGCGTCGTCATTACTTCGATGGCAAGGGCCCCCTGCCACCTTCAATCCGCACTCGGATCGCCTCGGACCTGCATTTGGGGATGTGGAATTACTATGGGGCGCTGTATGGACCACTTCCTGTGATCGCGAACAACTGGAAGATCGTCGAGGACGCGCTGATGAGCATCCCGGGGGCCAAATTGTATCTCAACCGTGAGAACGACCCGGCCTGGGACTACCGCGTGCGACTGATGCGCGGGGAGCCAAATATGACTGAATTTAGCATCATGAACTGGGTTGGTGGCGGCGGGCATATTAACTTCTCACCGATATCCGCGCCAAGTGGCTCGGAAGCTCTTGCGCAATATAATCTCATCAAGCGGCGCTGCCATGACCATGGGTTCGATTATATCGGCGAGTTTCTCGTCGGTTGGCGCGACATGCATCACATCCTGATGATCATGTACGACCGGGCTGATGAGGCTATGCGCAAAGGTGCCTACGATCTGTTTGGTTTGCTGGTCAATGAGGCGGCGGAAGGCGGCTTTGGAGAGTACCGCACCCACCTCGCTTTCATGGATCAGATCGCCAAGACCTATAAGCATAATGACGGCGCGCTGTGGGACGTTCACCATCGCATCAAGGATGTAATGGACCCAAATGGCATCCTCTCACCGGGCAAGCAGGGCATCTGGCCCAAAGCGATGCGCGCGCTGTCATGA
- a CDS encoding twin-arginine translocation signal domain-containing protein: MMDWMIRRRDVLGACAAGAAATGLGSFLLRMPRAHYGVTLVEESAVPESRQFASAWAVGGSVDKVIRIDRSLNGLLEELEAPVGMIVGLTSDPAAMIAGMVLSHRGAYSRLLWQHHYTDSRWVHRTVGEARLLEAAAHDWPVAVAQKLRDAVDGRSEPSANICTSAECSLPDSSPGMLTSWVYELEGHRS; this comes from the coding sequence ATGATGGATTGGATGATCAGACGTAGGGATGTGTTAGGGGCCTGCGCGGCCGGAGCTGCAGCAACAGGCTTGGGAAGCTTTCTTCTTAGAATGCCAAGAGCGCACTATGGCGTCACGTTGGTTGAGGAAAGCGCCGTCCCCGAAAGCCGCCAGTTCGCCTCCGCGTGGGCTGTTGGCGGATCAGTAGATAAAGTAATCCGTATCGACCGCTCGCTCAACGGGTTGCTCGAAGAGCTCGAAGCGCCAGTAGGCATGATTGTTGGGCTAACCTCTGACCCCGCCGCGATGATCGCCGGCATGGTGTTGAGCCATCGTGGCGCTTATTCGCGTCTTCTTTGGCAACATCATTATACAGACAGTAGGTGGGTTCATCGGACCGTGGGCGAAGCTCGCCTCCTCGAGGCCGCAGCGCACGACTGGCCAGTGGCGGTCGCGCAAAAGTTGCGTGACGCCGTTGATGGCAGATCTGAGCCATCGGCGAACATCTGCACATCAGCCGAGTGCTCGCTGCCCGACAGCAGCCCGGGTATGCTGACTTCGTGGGTTTATGAATTGGAAGGACACCGGTCATGA
- a CDS encoding UbiX family flavin prenyltransferase, with protein MKRIVVAITGATGAIYGQRLLSMLRDHGGWETHLIMSQAALLNIREELVNGRQQIEDAADVLHSIRNVGASIASGSFLCEGMVIAPCSMRTLAAVANGLSDNLITRAADVMLKERRKLVMMTRETPLNLAHLRNMIACTEMGAVIFPPVPAFYSRPIDLCDIVDHSCMRVLDQFGVHGNIQDRWQGLTGERAETSTPLQPERQ; from the coding sequence ATGAAACGTATTGTCGTCGCCATAACCGGAGCGACAGGTGCGATATATGGGCAGCGTCTATTATCAATGCTGAGAGATCATGGAGGCTGGGAAACCCATCTCATCATGTCGCAAGCCGCCTTGCTTAACATCCGCGAGGAACTTGTTAACGGTCGTCAGCAGATCGAGGATGCCGCCGATGTTCTTCACAGCATTCGCAATGTTGGCGCAAGCATCGCGAGCGGTTCTTTCCTGTGCGAGGGTATGGTGATCGCTCCATGTTCGATGAGGACGCTCGCCGCGGTTGCCAACGGGCTATCCGACAATTTGATCACACGCGCAGCTGACGTCATGCTCAAGGAAAGGCGCAAATTGGTGATGATGACGCGTGAAACACCGCTAAACCTCGCACACCTGCGCAACATGATCGCATGCACTGAAATGGGAGCGGTGATTTTTCCTCCGGTTCCTGCATTTTATAGCCGCCCCATCGACCTGTGCGACATCGTCGATCATAGCTGTATGCGGGTGCTCGATCAGTTTGGCGTACATGGTAACATACAGGATCGCTGGCAGGGCCTTACCGGCGAACGCGCCGAAACTTCGACCCCACTCCAACCCGAAAGGCAGTGA